In a single window of the Tellurirhabdus bombi genome:
- the infA gene encoding translation initiation factor IF-1, which yields MAKQNSIEQDGTIVEALSNAMFRVQLENKHEVVAHISGKMRMNYIKILPGDRVKLEMSPYDLTKARIVYRYK from the coding sequence ATGGCAAAACAGAATTCCATCGAGCAAGACGGTACAATAGTAGAAGCACTTTCTAATGCGATGTTCCGGGTACAACTGGAAAACAAGCATGAAGTAGTGGCTCACATTTCTGGTAAAATGCGGATGAACTATATAAAGATTCTACCGGGTGACCGGGTGAAGCTTGAAATGTCTCCGTATGACCTGACAAAGGCAAGAATTGTTTATCGGTATAAATAA
- the rpmJ gene encoding 50S ribosomal protein L36 has protein sequence MKVKASIKKRSAECKVIRRKGKLYVINKKNPRYKQRQG, from the coding sequence ATGAAAGTCAAAGCGTCAATCAAAAAGCGCAGTGCTGAATGTAAAGTGATCCGCCGCAAAGGCAAACTTTACGTTATTAACAAAAAGAATCCTCGGTACAAACAAAGACAAGGTTAA
- the rpsM gene encoding 30S ribosomal protein S13, giving the protein MARIAGVDIPDRKRGEIALTYIFGIGRSTATKILEQAGISVDKKVSEWNDDETTAIRNIITNEYKVEGALKSEVQLNIKRLMDIGCYRGLRHRKGLPVRGQHTKNNSRTRKGKRKTVANKKKATK; this is encoded by the coding sequence ATGGCACGTATTGCAGGTGTTGATATTCCCGATCGGAAGCGTGGTGAAATTGCATTGACCTACATCTTCGGTATCGGTCGTAGTACGGCTACGAAAATCCTGGAACAAGCAGGAATCAGCGTTGATAAAAAGGTCAGCGAATGGAATGATGATGAAACAACGGCAATCCGTAACATCATTACGAATGAATATAAAGTTGAAGGTGCTCTGAAATCAGAGGTTCAGCTTAATATCAAACGTTTGATGGATATTGGATGTTACCGTGGACTTCGTCACCGGAAAGGCTTGCCAGTTCGTGGTCAGCATACTAAAAACAACTCCCGGACACGGAAAGGGAAACGGAAGACAGTTGCCAATAAGAAAAAAGCGACTAAGTAA
- the rpsK gene encoding 30S ribosomal protein S11 — protein MAQAKRKDKAKKRIVVVEQVGQVHIKATFNNIIISVTNSSGQVISWASAGKMGFKGSKKNTPYAAQTAAQNCAAVAHEAGMRKAEVFVKGPGAGRESAIRTIQNSGIEVTSIKDITPLPHNGCRPPKRRRV, from the coding sequence ATGGCTCAAGCAAAACGCAAGGATAAAGCGAAAAAGCGGATTGTAGTTGTTGAACAAGTAGGCCAAGTACACATCAAGGCTACGTTCAATAACATCATTATCTCAGTAACTAACAGTTCAGGACAAGTAATTTCTTGGGCATCGGCAGGTAAAATGGGCTTTAAAGGCTCAAAGAAAAACACGCCGTACGCTGCTCAAACTGCTGCCCAAAACTGCGCTGCCGTAGCTCACGAAGCTGGTATGCGTAAAGCAGAAGTTTTTGTGAAAGGCCCTGGTGCAGGTCGTGAATCTGCCATCCGGACAATCCAAAACTCAGGAATTGAGGTAACATCAATCAAAGACATTACGCCGCTGCCACACAATGGTTGCCGGCCACCTAAGCGTCGTCGTGTTTAA
- the rpsD gene encoding 30S ribosomal protein S4 codes for MARYTGPKAKISRKFGEPILGPSKALQKKAYGPGMHGRGRKRKQSEYAVQLQEKQKVKYIYGILERQFRSLFHRATIKEGITGENLLKLCEARLDNTVYRLGLAPTRRSARQLVSHKHIIVDGEVVNIPSYSLKPGQLIGVREKSKSLEAISDSLSGRGNKRYNWLDWDNQQLVGTFTAFPERDQIPENVNEQLIVELYSK; via the coding sequence ATGGCAAGATATACAGGCCCCAAGGCCAAAATCTCCCGTAAATTTGGCGAGCCAATCCTCGGCCCCAGCAAAGCCCTGCAAAAGAAAGCATACGGACCTGGTATGCATGGTCGCGGCCGCAAGCGGAAGCAATCAGAATATGCAGTTCAGTTACAGGAAAAACAAAAAGTAAAATATATCTACGGAATTTTGGAACGCCAGTTCCGTAGTCTATTTCACCGCGCTACTATTAAAGAAGGTATCACAGGTGAAAACCTGCTGAAATTGTGCGAAGCCCGTCTGGACAACACGGTTTACCGTTTAGGCCTAGCGCCAACTCGCCGGTCTGCCCGCCAGCTTGTTTCTCACAAACACATCATTGTTGATGGTGAAGTAGTGAACATCCCTTCCTATTCATTGAAGCCTGGTCAATTAATTGGTGTACGCGAAAAGTCAAAGTCACTGGAAGCTATTTCAGATAGCCTATCAGGACGTGGCAACAAGCGCTATAATTGGTTAGATTGGGACAACCAGCAATTGGTTGGCACGTTTACCGCGTTTCCAGAACGCGATCAGATTCCGGAAAATGTGAACGAGCAGTTAATCGTCGAATTATACTCCAAGTAA
- a CDS encoding DNA-directed RNA polymerase subunit alpha, with the protein MSILAFQMPDKVVMERADDFHGLFEFKPLEKGYGVTIGNALRRILLSSLEGYAITSVRFPGVLHEFSSIEGVVEDVTEIILNLKMVRFKKISEMVDNKITVTVKNQPVLKAGDISKFSASFEVLNPELEICHIDDTREFEMEIIVEKGRGYVPADEPRANELPFGHIPIDAIYTPIKNVRYSVENTRVEQKTDYEKLLLDIETDGSIHPEEALKGAAHILIQHFMLFSDQTMTFETAKPEEDNVVDEEMLHMRKLLKTPLADLDLSVRAYNCLKSADVKTLGDLVRLEISDMMKFRNFGKKSLTELEQLVAEKGLTFGMDIGKYRLDED; encoded by the coding sequence ATGTCAATACTAGCGTTCCAAATGCCCGACAAAGTTGTCATGGAAAGAGCTGACGACTTTCACGGGTTGTTTGAGTTCAAGCCGCTCGAAAAGGGCTATGGCGTGACAATCGGGAATGCATTGCGGAGAATTCTGCTTTCTTCGTTGGAGGGCTACGCAATTACTAGCGTACGGTTCCCCGGCGTTTTGCACGAGTTCTCGTCTATAGAAGGCGTTGTTGAAGATGTTACTGAAATTATTCTGAACCTAAAAATGGTTCGTTTTAAGAAAATTTCGGAAATGGTCGACAACAAAATTACCGTTACGGTTAAAAATCAACCGGTTCTTAAAGCAGGCGATATTTCTAAATTCTCGGCTTCGTTTGAAGTGTTGAATCCAGAACTGGAAATCTGCCATATCGACGATACCCGTGAGTTTGAAATGGAAATTATCGTTGAGAAAGGCCGCGGATATGTTCCTGCTGATGAGCCTCGCGCAAACGAGCTTCCTTTCGGACATATTCCGATTGATGCTATTTATACGCCAATCAAAAACGTTCGTTACAGCGTTGAAAATACGCGGGTAGAACAAAAAACAGACTACGAAAAACTGCTCCTGGATATTGAGACTGATGGATCAATTCACCCAGAAGAGGCTTTGAAAGGTGCTGCCCATATTCTGATTCAGCATTTCATGCTGTTCTCAGACCAGACAATGACCTTTGAGACTGCCAAACCAGAAGAAGATAATGTTGTTGATGAAGAAATGCTGCACATGCGCAAACTTCTGAAAACACCGCTAGCAGATCTGGACTTGTCGGTACGCGCATACAACTGTTTGAAGTCCGCTGATGTTAAAACACTAGGCGATCTGGTTAGACTGGAGATTTCAGACATGATGAAATTCCGTAACTTCGGTAAAAAATCATTAACGGAGTTAGAACAACTAGTTGCCGAAAAGGGTCTAACCTTCGGCATGGATATTGGTAAATACAGATTAGACGAGGACTAA
- the rplQ gene encoding 50S ribosomal protein L17: MRHGKKDNHLGRTYSHRQALLSNLASSLILHKRIETTVPKARELRKYVEPLLTRAKEDTYQNRRVLFSYLNNKETMKELFNTVADKISTRPGGYTRIIKLGVRLGDNAQKCIIELVDFNETLLAATEEKATRTRRSRRGGRKADATAEAAPVAASTTEAPAVEAAPETKTESTDEAEAPKE, from the coding sequence ATGAGACACGGTAAAAAAGATAACCACCTGGGCAGGACTTACTCGCACCGACAGGCCTTGCTGTCAAACTTGGCGTCCTCGCTGATTCTGCACAAGCGGATCGAAACGACAGTGCCGAAAGCCCGCGAACTGCGTAAATACGTAGAGCCGCTCTTGACGCGTGCAAAAGAAGATACTTACCAAAACCGCCGCGTTCTTTTCTCGTATCTGAATAACAAAGAGACGATGAAAGAATTGTTCAACACAGTAGCAGACAAAATCTCTACTCGTCCGGGCGGTTATACACGCATCATTAAATTGGGCGTTCGTCTTGGTGATAATGCGCAGAAATGCATCATCGAGCTAGTAGACTTCAACGAGACGCTTCTGGCGGCTACTGAAGAAAAAGCAACGCGTACACGTCGTAGCCGTCGTGGTGGCCGTAAGGCTGACGCTACTGCTGAGGCAGCACCAGTTGCCGCTTCAACTACCGAAGCACCAGCAGTAGAAGCTGCTCCAGAAACGAAAACGGAATCAACTGACGAAGCGGAAGCGCCGAAAGAATAG